CTTCTATCTCCTACCACTATTTTCATCCTCCTTTGTGCCCACTCCCTGTGGGCATGAGCGTTCTCCTGAAAATAGGCTGAAGGCGAAAGGCTTAAGGCTGAAGATTTTTTATCCTATGTCCTTCAGCCCTCAGCCTATTTTCATCGCTCTTTCTTCCACAGGTTAATGTTTGTTTCCCCAAATGACTGACCCATTACAAGTAGGAGAGTAAGAAAGTAAGAGAGGGAATAAGTAATTTTGGAAAAAACGATTTCCCTTGCCTACTTGCCTACTATCTACTTCCCTACTTTTTGGTGTTATGTTCGCCGAATTCCCAATTTATAAATACCCACCTTTACCCCTTTTAGGAGAGAGGCTGACGGTTAATAAAAAGATAAGTCCAGCAATAATAACCATCACCGCACCTGTTGGCACGTTTAGTCCCTTGTTTAGATTAAGATAATATGAAATCCAGATACCCAGAAATGATGAGGTAACACCAAATATAGCCGATAAAATAACGGCTTTGCGAATATTATAGGTCAGCTGACAGGCAGAGGCTGCCGGGATAATAATCATTGCCACAACTAATAACTCCCCAACTGCCTTTAAAGAAGAAACAATTGTGCCGGCGACTAAACAAAGGAGAAAATAGAAGAGGAAAGTAGCCGGAAGACCAGAGGCATCAGCTAAATCCTGATTATAAGTAATAAAATAAAATTCTTTAAAAAATAGGAGAATAACAAGAATGACAATTATCGTCGTGACGATAAGTAATTGAATTTCAAAAGCAGATGGAAGAATAAGCGTGCCAAAGATATAATGGCGTAATTCTTCTGCTTGCTCAGGTAAAACACCCATCAAAAAAAAGCCAATGGCCATAGTAAAAGCAAAGAAAATACCGATGGAGGCATCTAATTTTAGTTCTGCTCGTTTGCTAATATGTCCAATGAGTAATGCCGTGCAAAGGCTGATGATAAGTGCCAGTGCAATTGGGCTGATGTTCAGAATGAATCCAAGAGCAACACCTGCAAAAGCCGCATTGGCAATCCCTACTCCCATAAAAGAAAGCCCTCGCAAAATAACAAATACCCCAACCAGAGAACAGCTTAATCCTACCAACATTGCAATCAGTAAAGATTTTTGCACAAAACTATATTTTAGAAATCCATATAGTTCAAATCCAGACAGGTCCATATTACTCTCCCCCTTCGTCAACTAAAAAGAAATAGTGATTATTATGAGAAAATATTGTTACTTTTACTTTATATAAATCACCTAAAACCTGTTCATTTAAGATTTCCTTAGGCGTCCCAATTTTATAGATAGACTGATTCAAACAAATTATCCTATCTAGCGATTTACTTAAAAGATTGATTTCATGGGCAACATAAAATGTGGTTATTTGTTGAGTTTGATGGAT
This window of the bacterium genome carries:
- a CDS encoding metal ABC transporter permease; protein product: MDLSGFELYGFLKYSFVQKSLLIAMLVGLSCSLVGVFVILRGLSFMGVGIANAAFAGVALGFILNISPIALALIISLCTALLIGHISKRAELKLDASIGIFFAFTMAIGFFLMGVLPEQAEELRHYIFGTLILPSAFEIQLLIVTTIIVILVILLFFKEFYFITYNQDLADASGLPATFLFYFLLCLVAGTIVSSLKAVGELLVVAMIIIPAASACQLTYNIRKAVILSAIFGVTSSFLGIWISYYLNLNKGLNVPTGAVMVIIAGLIFLLTVSLSPKRGKGGYL